The nucleotide sequence CTACTATAATATGTTCCCTCGCCTTCCCTGTGCtgccacatctctctctctctatctctctctctctcttcctctttctGCTGGTGTCTCAAGGTGCTGCTCCCTCTTCCTTCATCCTCGCTTCCTTTTCTGTGCTCCTCAGAGTTATGTTGGTTTAGATATTTGGAATCAAGTTTGATGCCTCACCTTTGTGTTTGTAGAGGGGGGAGGGTAGGAGATGGCGGGTTGCAATCAGGGGAATAGAGCTTCCCAGGGTGAAGAGGTATGATTGTGATTCCTGGTCATgtcattcttttttctttcttctacaAGTAAATATAGCATTAAAATCCATAAGTCGATCGATTTTTTCTCAAGTCAGTGGACATGAAAGAATGTTTGCTTGGGTTGATCATCCTGGAGGCATGATTCTTTTACGTTTGAATTAAGGCATCCCTTGCAATTATTATATAGCAGGAAAATTAATGTGAATTAGGATTGGAAAAGTTGAGGAGGCACAAAGAATGAGGGTGTACAATTAGGTGGACTCAGTTTGGAGAAGAAATAGGAGATTGAGGTCTATTGCTTCATAAGCCACCTAAAATTTAAAGAATGTTGCAGGTTACACGGTACTGCTTTTGAGTTTTGATGGTTTCAGTGTTAGCTTCCATTTTGGCAATTTGCTTGTAGGGTTAGCTGAGGAATTGGGCAACAAACAAAAGTAATACGAGCTCTCACTGGCAAACTCTGGAATAAATTTGTACTATTCGTGAACGGTTTAAAGCTATTTAGGTGAACTGAATCACTGCTGAAAATTCTCATGTACGATGCCAAAGTTGCAGGTATCAGCTCTATGAGAGCTCACAATAGAAGAGTTTCATATGTGATTTGGTCCACCTAAATAGGAGAGTTGATAACTTTTGGAAGGCATTTTTTCCATGCTAAATCATTGAATAATTATTGTCTTTTAGTTCGTAAAGTGATAGCAGTAAGTTTCTGTATATTAAATGGAGAAGAGATTATTCAATCTACCAAATAAGCTCTATAACAAGCCATTAGGTAATTGTCATGCCGTGCATCCCTTGCGAGTCTCGATGTCGTGCTTTGGACATGGCTtcccttttttgttttgttttgttgtgtttTTTTTCGTGGCGTGTGCTGCTGATCCGAGATGCAAGTTGTAATGTCCGGATGAGTTTAAAGGTAGGCGGTTAATCTTCAATTTCCTTATTTTTATTGGACGGTGAGACATTTTGTTCAAGTCAAGGAAATAATATTGGGATgaaaagaacacaagaagacaaaACTTTCAATTATTTCAGATCTTCACAAAAAGTATCCTCTGATAAAACATTGAAGGATGTTTCAAGGCTTCCTTTGTGATACATTTCTTGAGAGGGGAAAATCCTACAGctgcttttttaataattttcttgGGCTCACTATTTACATTTTTTAAATTAACATATCTTAGGCTAGAAATTCTTTGTTTTGAATTAAATCTTTCATCTCTCATTGGATTATTTATCCACTTTTGAATTACATATCACTTGCTACTTAATCTCAGGTGATCTTGGAGAAAAAATATGGAGGAATTGCACCAAAAAAACCATTAATCTCAAAGGTGAGTTTGTTTCTTTTGAGTGATTATGTTTCTGCTATTTATGCATGGTAAACCATATAGATTCAGGAATCTAACTCCTGGCTTAGATCAAGCCTTTCATAGGTttctgatattattattattattattgcacaAGCTTCGGTGGCATAAGCTTCTTATTATATCTCCTAGCATGTTTATCTAAAGCTCTTCATGTGTCTAGTGTACTTGATTATTTCTTGCCCTAATCATTAagctaaggtttctttaagaaatattttaagGAATCAACACTCATCATGCTAGAATTAGGCTCACAAAGAAAGCAATCTCATTGGAGATGCCTGTTCAAGATTCATTGATAGGTTATTCTTCTTTAGAGAAGGTATTGGACTAAATATTTAGGGAGGCCTTTTATCAATGAAGGGCCAAGTGTAATCAAGGGCAACCTGCCTCTGATGGATTATGACCATAATTTTGTCTCAGATCTTGGCCAATACTGATGTACATGGTCATTACTGGTCGGAGATGATCATATGGAATTATCTAGAGAAATGGCCCAGAAGACTCTAGAGTTGAATGGTGACCAGAATACATGTCTCATATTAAGTAATAATTAATTTGTATTGTTCTTGTTGGTTGCAGGACCATGAAAGAGCCTACTTTGATTCTGCGGACTGGGTCCTCGGCAAGGTAACCTTATTAAACTTCCATGATACCTTTAAATGATTATATCCAAATACAGGGTGTGAGAAGTGGATACAGCAATAATATTTTCCTTTTCAGAAAATAGTCTAAAGAAATCAGATTATACTCGGTGTTATAAGCAATCCAATGCAATCGCGTCATGCTTTCACTTCATTATTTCCCACTGATATCTAAAAGTACAAttatgatggaaaatgcttttcaCCCTTCACATCGGGTCTGTGAGTGACCACACCACCTAAAAATCTTAACCAAAATGGTATTTATTTACCATTATCATAGCAAAAAATAGGTTTCGCATGATCAGGTGTGTAATATATCACTCTACAAAATTTCTTCAGgtaatttgcttcttaaaatggTTTTGGAGCATTTTGCTTGTGTCATATCCTTTTTGCAAAAATTCATTGGGAATTATTTCAACGCGCTTGTTGCTGTACGAAATAAAGTTTCCTCTTTTCTGATATCTTGATAGTAGTGGAAAGATAATAATCCAAAAAATGGTATAATGAATCAAATTATATTTGGGTTTTGTGAAATAATGTTAAACATATAACTAGACTGGTATGACATGAACTctgttttttttccctttctgtAGCAAGGAACTAGTCCAAAAGCAAAAACTGCTATCGAGTCTCTGAAGCCCAAGCTGAAGGTATCTTTATTTCATCATTTTTTGTATCAGCACACAGTCACAGCATGGAGATCTTAGATTTCTTTTGCCTTCTTAGCTTAATTCCTTCTCAAGTTAATATTGTCTGGCTGAGAATTAGCTCACCATAAGTAGCAATTAGATAGAGGGCACTGCATGATACACTCTAGAACATGAAAATTGATTCACTCTGCTTCATCGACCTCAATATGTCTCTGTTAGTTTGACGCCATCATTTTCACTGCAGCGTACTCCACATCATCAGCTCCCACCACGAAGGCCAACATGCACATCTGGTGTGGAAGATGCAGTAAGCTTCAATTGCTTAGCTTGGTTCCTCTTCTATCCAACATTATAAGCTTGAAATGACTAGTTTTACAGCAAGCTTAAGTAAGCATAATTTAATTGTTTTGCAGGATTAAACTGCTGGTACAATTGAAGTCTTTGATGGATGGTTGGGCTAAACTTTCATCttcctccaaaaaaaaaaaaggaaatatgctgaaaagttcaaaaaaatcATGAAGTCATTCATGTGAAATGTCATGGAGTTGGTGATAAATATTCTGCACTTATTTGAGAATATGAAACATGGACTTCTCTACGGTTGCAACCCTTTGTTAATTCTAGAAATATAGTCACCGTGGTAAAGAAGATGTGTTCTTTTCGTTATTGGAGCATTCTATAACTGAAACTTTGGTTTCAAGTCGGCAATATCCCCAGGACTAATCATGTCAGTGAGGATTTTAGCTTATTATCTGCATTGTTGGCTGCTAAATTATATATAATGGTGAATATTAATTTTGCAAAGTCGATTTTAACTTTACAATATATTTTCAAAAGCACTAAAATTACAAGAAGATAAAAATCCATATACGAATAACGCCTTCATCATTTGACATTCATTCAAAAAGGGAAAAGATTGCTAATATTATTCACAAATATTCTTCTATCCATATCCTGCATAAACTCTGAATGTTCAATAATTTAACAATTCCATGAAGCTTTAGGTAGAAAGGGCAGGAGTGGAAACAAGGCGCTACAAAAttgaatgatatatttattgtacCTGCGACATTGCAAAGCATGTAGCATTAATTCTTACAAGACAAACCGTGAACATTTAGAAGACTCACAAAGATTCGGAGGATTATCTGAATCTTGCATGCTTAGGGGTGGTCTTATTGTGCGTGCTGCTGCATTTAGAGCAGTACCAGTCCCCCTCGGGAACAGAATCAAGTGGAGGATCACAACAGTCAATATGGGTACCAATCCCACACCCAACAGCACCTGCCTCATCACCACAGATAAGCATCACTTCCCCCCTGCCGGCTGACCCACAAACAGCACAGCTGAGATCATCACTGCTTTCTTCTGACAACAATCTGGCATCTTCGCTTATCTCTTCAGAGCAGCTCaacaattttgaaaatgatttctcaGCCCAACTGTGTGTTTTATAGAGCACATGCTTCTCAAGAGAATAACCTGGTTTACAAACATATTCTACTAAGTAATCAGCTGCTACACATGGGATCTCATGCCTCAAAAACTCTTGCACCCACGAGTCAACTCGTGGCATACTTGGACTGACAATGGCAAAGTCAACACCAGCCTTGAGGATGCGAGTGTACGGTGGAGAGGTTGCCAAGATAGTGCCATCTCCAGCTTTTACCACACGCTTCAATGTATCCTGGTTCAGTAACAGCACAACAAAAACATATGAACATTAACTAATAGCAAAACTAACGTTTGAATATAGTACTGAAGACCAAGACTATTAAGTATAAATGTCC is from Musa acuminata AAA Group cultivar baxijiao chromosome BXJ3-8, Cavendish_Baxijiao_AAA, whole genome shotgun sequence and encodes:
- the LOC103995313 gene encoding uncharacterized protein LOC103995313; protein product: MAGCNQGNRASQGEEVILEKKYGGIAPKKPLISKDHERAYFDSADWVLGKQGTSPKAKTAIESLKPKLKRTPHHQLPPRRPTCTSGVEDAD